A region from the Paludicola sp. MB14-C6 genome encodes:
- a CDS encoding class D sortase produces the protein MSFKRVIGFLLLFIGALVIAIPFILDWYNDNKANMLLKEYSKSITNLTILDDESDSSSDTKNETIQSESNLQIQKQYPVETVLSIPKINFQMPVIKDATKAHLNVSISSINGTAKPWEKGNYVIAGHRSLRYGRHFNRLNEVAVNDEIIVFDMKNNEYHYRVNSTEIVSKREVSVLKNTKADEITLITCDPIYEKNPQNRLVVKAIKLAD, from the coding sequence ATGTCATTCAAAAGAGTAATTGGTTTTTTGCTCTTATTTATTGGTGCTTTAGTAATAGCAATTCCTTTCATTTTGGATTGGTATAATGATAATAAAGCAAATATGCTATTGAAGGAATATTCAAAAAGCATTACTAATCTTACGATACTTGATGATGAATCAGATTCTTCAAGTGACACAAAGAATGAAACGATACAGTCTGAAAGTAATTTGCAGATACAAAAACAATATCCAGTAGAAACGGTACTTTCTATTCCAAAAATTAATTTTCAGATGCCGGTAATTAAAGATGCAACAAAAGCACATCTAAATGTTTCGATTTCTAGTATCAACGGTACTGCAAAGCCTTGGGAAAAGGGTAACTACGTAATAGCAGGTCATAGAAGTCTGCGTTATGGACGACACTTTAATAGATTGAATGAGGTTGCGGTAAATGATGAAATTATTGTGTTTGACATGAAAAATAATGAATATCATTATCGTGTTAATAGTACTGAAATTGTAAGTAAAAGAGAAGTCAGTGTTTTAAAAAACACAAAAGCAGATGAAATTACTTTGATTACTTGTGATCCTATTTATGAAAAAAATCCGCAAAATAGGCTTGTTGTGAAAGCAATAAAATTAGCTGATTAA
- a CDS encoding collagen binding domain-containing protein, producing MLNKKRNRKNQMQFFSVLIAFTLFISGILQSGVGSIVFADEPSGFSIAQAQISLNDVPIDEITQPIKQDANVKLEYTWNIENNYDPQPGEKISVALPDALDYGTETVTGDLIDQNNEIYGKWNMIPSTKKLELELGTLPQERSNVHGTVQLNLNFKVNTMLVDVPYELNIPLSGGKVQTYVIHFEVPSNTAVKKSGVQSSIDANLINWTVDVNQNLQKVAVPIVKDQIEPLLVYQANSLKVYELAVKSDGSVVATSNPVDQSNYAVTYDTTTKLLTVTFQSPISRAYRLTYDTKIDPDKIDKSKTTFVYTNQVSFNGASDTATVNITRAPLIVKDGKLDQAFNANKITWSINVNKSLYSLTDSKVEDTIPNGLTLNTNSIKLYVMPNKMLVDSNSYSVNYDVDTKKLTIGLGDINKEYLIEYDTAVNESEKNNNATSISFTNNAKLLYGTNEDIKIATATKPITVSKGKTIVKTGTAKIGYNDEKYIEWTVDLNLSEINLGTPIYTDVIGLDHKFDTSYGIKVYPLTVNHSKTNGNITQGAELVGGECTKTFVGSDPVSEFNINFGSNIDKPYRIVYRTIITKKATQNFVNSGYIGLNDGTADVTTTVRPTIENIFAKANTSIDYSVKQLNWRITANPIKQSINNLVIEDAFTPGLTMTNAQLDALTVNKGTTSLVKDTDYTVVPTIVNGKIKGFKISFADKGYVLNDNVYTIVYATMMDSDVLSNNGNLNYANTATFKYDGGTLSKTATPTINNTALHNGNKSGILDVANKQINWTINTNHLSKNIEHFEVTDAIVENQTLVKNSIKIHRYTINSLGNIVVGDIVDPESSGFVIEEATDGTSFKIQYPNTINSPYQITYATKLVNISQTSYNNTAVTNKDENYTAKVDFADGDKFVSKTGTRVGTSYVNWAITLNKSQSTISSFKLTDKMSEGLELVANSFIVKKTDNTQVDFNSLFTLNVRPRTLATDPQIFDLIAKHQIAETYIIEYRTNLILDEILENKVFNDVSFEGEQVVSGVKQSTSIIKHTFVTGAGTGTGEVGSFKLKKVNENGNPLQGAKFEFYKGTKLLGVLTTDANGEAAVSRLRYANYTLKEIEAPTGYQFTNENINFTINNTQEKIISVTNDSLRTLEIVKIEKNLPTQLLKNAVFEVRDTKGVLLHTLTTDENGKASVKLPYGTYKIKEKTAPSGYVNDMQEYSITIAQGDKLEDNSTPKLVYTVMVENEKMIPVLDPKPDPKPDSQEVKTPEDTPTGGTVKVPEGGKPEVKVPPTNGTVTIDNNGKWVYTPNKNFTGKDKFTITINHPNGSSENIIVEIEVEKVPLSPVVPTQLPQTGQGIPWVTTILGLAIVICGIYLIFIKKRSKSMTKMTHKEK from the coding sequence ATGTTAAATAAAAAAAGAAATCGCAAAAATCAAATGCAGTTTTTTAGCGTTTTGATTGCTTTCACTTTATTTATAAGTGGAATATTGCAATCAGGGGTTGGTTCTATTGTTTTTGCAGATGAACCATCAGGTTTTTCGATTGCTCAAGCTCAAATCTCATTAAATGATGTGCCAATAGATGAGATTACGCAGCCCATTAAACAAGATGCAAACGTTAAACTCGAATATACATGGAATATTGAAAATAATTATGATCCACAACCGGGAGAAAAAATATCAGTTGCTTTACCCGATGCATTAGATTATGGAACAGAAACAGTAACGGGAGATTTAATTGATCAAAATAATGAAATTTACGGCAAATGGAATATGATTCCAAGTACAAAAAAATTAGAGTTGGAATTGGGTACATTGCCACAAGAACGATCTAATGTACATGGAACTGTACAGCTAAATTTGAATTTTAAAGTGAATACCATGTTGGTGGATGTTCCGTATGAGCTGAATATTCCATTGAGTGGTGGAAAGGTTCAAACATACGTAATCCATTTTGAGGTTCCTTCTAATACAGCAGTAAAAAAATCAGGCGTGCAAAGTAGTATAGATGCAAACTTAATTAACTGGACAGTTGACGTGAATCAAAATTTGCAAAAAGTTGCTGTGCCGATAGTAAAAGATCAAATCGAGCCATTGTTAGTATATCAAGCTAATTCATTAAAAGTATATGAATTAGCGGTTAAATCAGATGGCTCTGTTGTTGCAACTAGCAATCCAGTTGATCAGTCAAATTACGCAGTTACCTATGATACAACCACAAAGCTACTAACAGTAACGTTTCAATCACCGATTAGCCGAGCTTATAGACTCACTTATGATACAAAAATAGATCCTGATAAGATAGATAAATCAAAAACTACGTTTGTATATACCAATCAAGTGAGCTTTAATGGTGCTTCCGATACAGCAACCGTCAATATAACGAGAGCTCCACTTATAGTGAAAGATGGTAAGCTGGATCAAGCATTCAATGCAAATAAAATCACTTGGTCAATTAACGTGAATAAATCGCTATATTCTTTAACAGATTCTAAGGTTGAAGATACTATTCCAAATGGATTAACACTCAATACAAATAGTATTAAGCTATATGTAATGCCCAACAAGATGCTGGTTGATTCCAATAGCTATTCAGTGAACTATGATGTTGATACTAAAAAGCTTACTATTGGGCTTGGAGACATCAACAAAGAATATTTAATTGAATATGATACTGCTGTAAATGAGAGCGAAAAAAATAACAATGCAACTTCTATTTCGTTTACTAATAATGCAAAATTACTTTATGGAACAAATGAAGATATAAAAATTGCTACAGCTACTAAACCAATTACTGTATCAAAAGGAAAAACGATTGTGAAAACAGGTACAGCAAAAATTGGCTATAACGACGAAAAATATATTGAGTGGACTGTAGATTTAAACTTATCTGAAATTAACCTTGGAACACCTATCTACACAGATGTGATTGGTTTGGATCACAAGTTTGATACAAGCTATGGTATTAAGGTGTATCCATTAACTGTGAATCATTCCAAAACCAATGGAAATATAACGCAAGGTGCTGAATTAGTCGGGGGAGAATGTACCAAAACTTTCGTGGGTTCTGATCCTGTTAGCGAATTCAATATTAATTTTGGAAGTAATATTGATAAGCCTTATCGAATTGTTTATAGAACAATCATAACAAAAAAGGCAACTCAAAATTTTGTTAATAGTGGCTATATTGGACTTAACGATGGTACTGCGGATGTGACTACAACGGTAAGACCAACCATTGAAAATATTTTTGCAAAAGCAAATACAAGCATTGATTATTCAGTAAAACAACTCAACTGGAGAATTACAGCAAATCCGATTAAGCAATCAATCAACAATCTTGTTATTGAAGATGCATTTACGCCGGGATTAACTATGACTAATGCACAATTAGATGCATTGACAGTAAATAAAGGAACGACTTCACTTGTTAAGGATACGGATTACACAGTAGTTCCTACAATTGTGAATGGTAAGATAAAGGGATTTAAGATTAGTTTTGCAGATAAAGGCTATGTGCTAAATGATAATGTTTACACAATAGTATACGCAACGATGATGGATTCAGATGTATTATCCAATAATGGAAATCTAAATTACGCTAATACAGCTACTTTTAAATATGACGGTGGTACGTTGTCGAAAACAGCAACCCCAACTATAAATAATACAGCATTGCATAATGGTAATAAATCCGGAATACTTGATGTGGCAAATAAGCAAATTAACTGGACAATCAATACAAACCATTTATCAAAAAATATTGAACATTTTGAAGTAACAGATGCTATTGTAGAAAATCAGACATTAGTAAAGAACTCAATTAAAATTCATAGGTACACAATAAACTCATTAGGTAATATTGTTGTGGGAGACATTGTGGATCCCGAATCATCCGGCTTTGTAATTGAGGAAGCTACTGATGGAACGAGCTTTAAGATTCAATATCCTAACACGATTAACTCTCCATATCAAATTACTTACGCAACAAAGCTTGTAAATATTTCTCAAACTTCATATAACAATACGGCAGTAACAAACAAGGATGAGAATTATACAGCAAAAGTTGATTTTGCAGATGGAGATAAATTTGTTTCAAAAACAGGAACAAGAGTGGGCACATCTTATGTAAATTGGGCAATAACATTGAACAAAAGTCAATCCACAATTTCATCATTCAAATTAACAGATAAAATGAGTGAAGGACTTGAACTAGTAGCAAATAGCTTTATCGTTAAAAAAACCGATAATACTCAAGTGGATTTTAATTCATTATTTACATTGAATGTGAGACCGAGAACGTTAGCAACTGATCCTCAAATATTTGATTTGATTGCCAAACATCAAATTGCGGAGACATATATTATTGAATATAGAACAAATTTAATACTGGATGAAATTCTTGAAAACAAAGTATTCAATGATGTTAGCTTTGAAGGCGAGCAGGTTGTAAGCGGTGTTAAGCAAAGCACTTCAATAATCAAGCACACTTTTGTAACAGGTGCAGGCACAGGTACAGGAGAAGTTGGAAGCTTTAAGCTTAAGAAAGTAAATGAGAATGGAAATCCGCTTCAAGGTGCTAAATTTGAATTCTATAAAGGAACAAAGCTTTTAGGTGTGTTGACAACAGATGCAAATGGTGAAGCGGCAGTATCAAGATTAAGATATGCTAATTATACTTTAAAGGAAATAGAAGCCCCAACTGGCTATCAATTTACTAATGAGAATATCAATTTTACAATTAACAACACACAAGAAAAGATAATTAGCGTTACAAATGATAGTTTAAGAACGCTTGAAATTGTTAAAATTGAAAAAAATCTACCAACTCAGTTATTAAAAAATGCTGTTTTTGAAGTTCGTGATACGAAAGGTGTATTGTTGCACACATTAACCACAGACGAGAATGGAAAAGCTAGTGTTAAATTGCCTTATGGTACTTATAAAATAAAAGAAAAGACTGCTCCATCGGGTTATGTGAATGATATGCAGGAATACAGCATTACAATAGCTCAAGGTGATAAACTTGAAGATAATAGTACGCCTAAGTTGGTTTATACCGTAATGGTTGAAAATGAAAAAATGATTCCTGTTCTGGATCCAAAGCCAGATCCAAAACCAGATTCCCAAGAAGTGAAAACGCCTGAAGATACACCTACTGGTGGAACTGTTAAAGTTCCAGAAGGAGGCAAGCCAGAAGTTAAAGTGCCACCAACTAATGGTACAGTTACAATCGACAATAATGGCAAATGGGTGTATACACCTAACAAGAATTTTACAGGTAAGGATAAATTCACAATAACAATTAACCATCCAAATGGTAGTAGCGAAAACATTATAGTGGAAATTGAAGTTGAAAAAGTGCCATTAAGTCCTGTTGTTCCAACTCAACTTCCGCAAACCGGACAAGGTATCCCTTGGGTAACAACAATTTTAGGACTTGCAATTGTAATTTGTGGAATCTATTTGATTTTTATTAAGAAGCGTTCTAAATCAATGACAAAAATGACTCATAAAGAAAAATAA
- a CDS encoding potassium channel family protein, with protein MDAIIIGGGKIGYNLLKTVKERNHNVVLIEKNKDTCIKISEDIDANIICGDGTDPEVLLDSGINNAEIVAAVTGTDEENIVICQIAQVSFHIKKTIARVNNPKNIAMFKALGVDRIVCSTALIADMIQYELDNDEYKMIQTFERGSMILVEVVINQNHPWCNKKIRDLLLNECVIVSIINNEKITYPKGETLICENDAVLFITNHQTLQEMMKKSSNGGTKYAQRKG; from the coding sequence ATGGATGCCATTATTATAGGTGGAGGAAAGATTGGGTATAACCTTCTTAAAACCGTAAAAGAACGAAATCATAATGTTGTATTAATTGAAAAAAACAAAGATACATGCATAAAAATATCCGAAGATATTGATGCGAATATCATTTGTGGAGATGGTACTGATCCCGAAGTGCTCCTTGATTCAGGAATTAACAATGCTGAAATCGTTGCAGCAGTAACGGGAACAGACGAAGAAAATATCGTAATCTGTCAAATTGCACAGGTAAGTTTTCATATAAAGAAAACGATTGCGAGAGTAAACAATCCGAAAAATATTGCTATGTTTAAAGCACTGGGAGTTGATAGGATTGTTTGTAGTACCGCTCTAATCGCAGATATGATACAATATGAGCTTGACAATGATGAATATAAAATGATACAAACTTTTGAACGTGGTTCTATGATACTTGTTGAAGTAGTAATCAATCAAAACCATCCTTGGTGTAATAAAAAAATACGAGATTTACTATTAAATGAATGTGTCATTGTATCTATTATAAACAATGAAAAAATTACATATCCAAAAGGCGAAACACTTATTTGTGAAAACGATGCCGTACTTTTCATTACAAACCATCAAACTTTACAAGAAATGATGAAGAAATCTAGCAATGGAGGTACTAAATATGCACAAAGGAAAGGCTAA
- a CDS encoding potassium channel family protein: MYLIIVGCGRIGSNLAYELSDRGHDVCIIDRNKERLAVLGSGFNGKTITGIEFDSDNLKSACIEQADALLAVTPDDNINITVSMVANRIYHVPQVIARVNDPKRKNLYEKLSINAISHVQLAVNLILNKLDSENCSIVSQLDHNYQILEIEVNHGVSSVTIEKLQQKYSCNISLVKNADGCFIPDLNYCLEDGDKIICTVHKDDKEKLLRLFNKEVLAWMPLL, encoded by the coding sequence ATGTATTTAATCATAGTTGGATGCGGTAGAATAGGAAGCAATTTGGCCTATGAACTTTCAGATCGTGGACACGATGTATGCATTATTGATCGTAATAAAGAGCGTTTAGCCGTTTTAGGCAGTGGCTTTAATGGTAAAACAATAACAGGAATTGAATTTGACAGTGATAATTTAAAAAGTGCATGTATTGAACAAGCAGATGCTTTACTTGCAGTAACTCCTGATGATAACATCAATATTACGGTATCAATGGTAGCAAATAGAATTTATCATGTTCCCCAAGTAATTGCTAGAGTAAACGATCCTAAGCGTAAGAATTTATATGAAAAGTTAAGTATTAATGCAATAAGCCACGTTCAGCTTGCCGTAAATTTAATTTTAAATAAGCTGGATTCAGAAAATTGTTCAATTGTTTCTCAACTGGATCATAATTATCAAATTCTTGAAATAGAAGTGAATCATGGGGTATCCTCTGTTACAATTGAGAAATTACAGCAAAAGTATTCTTGCAATATTTCGTTAGTAAAAAACGCAGATGGCTGTTTCATACCGGACTTAAATTATTGCCTTGAAGATGGTGATAAAATTATTTGCACAGTACATAAAGACGATAAAGAGAAATTATTAAGGCTATTTAATAAGGAGGTACTTGCATGGATGCCATTATTATAG
- a CDS encoding IS256 family transposase — MEKQPKELLKEYVNSQNFTSTTEVMQAMKEMFKDVLQQVMDSELDEELGYQKSQRIANDDGKSMSKNYRNGYSKKTVKTQLGEVDINVPRDRNGEFEPQIIGKYNRNADGMEEKIIALYSCGMSQRDIAEQVKNLYDVEISDGLVSKITEKIMPEVTAWQNRPLDSVYPFVFMDAIHYKVKENNQFVTKAAYVVLGITLEGNKDILGIWIGENESSKFWLSVMNDLKSRGLQDVYLFCVDGLKGFKEAINAAYPKAHIQRCIIHQIRYSTRYVGYKDIKKLMADLKLVYQAVTEEEALNNLISFKEKWGKSYPSCIKSWEDNWDILSTFFAYPTDVRKIIYTTNIIEGLNRQFRQITKNKPSFQNDDSLKRILYLASKKIVERWTQRCRNWDVVLNQLNIMFSDRIAG, encoded by the coding sequence ATGGAAAAGCAACCGAAAGAGTTATTAAAAGAGTATGTGAACAGCCAAAACTTCACAAGCACAACAGAGGTTATGCAGGCAATGAAAGAGATGTTCAAAGATGTTCTTCAGCAAGTTATGGATAGTGAATTAGACGAAGAATTGGGTTACCAAAAAAGTCAAAGAATAGCGAACGATGACGGAAAAAGCATGTCGAAAAATTATCGAAATGGATATTCAAAGAAAACAGTTAAAACACAACTTGGCGAAGTGGATATTAATGTTCCTCGTGATAGAAACGGTGAATTTGAACCACAAATTATTGGTAAATATAATCGTAATGCTGACGGGATGGAAGAAAAAATTATTGCACTTTACTCTTGTGGCATGTCTCAACGAGATATTGCTGAACAAGTAAAAAATCTTTATGATGTAGAAATTTCAGATGGACTAGTAAGCAAGATAACAGAAAAAATAATGCCGGAAGTAACAGCATGGCAAAACCGTCCACTAGATAGTGTATACCCATTTGTGTTCATGGATGCAATACACTACAAAGTAAAAGAAAACAATCAGTTTGTAACGAAAGCAGCATATGTGGTTTTAGGAATTACACTTGAAGGAAATAAAGATATATTGGGCATTTGGATTGGAGAAAACGAGAGCTCAAAATTCTGGTTGAGCGTTATGAATGACTTGAAATCAAGGGGTTTGCAAGATGTATACCTATTTTGTGTTGACGGTTTAAAAGGTTTTAAAGAAGCAATCAATGCAGCATATCCCAAAGCGCACATTCAACGTTGTATTATACATCAAATTCGATATTCAACACGATATGTAGGATACAAAGATATCAAGAAGTTAATGGCAGATCTAAAACTAGTATATCAAGCTGTTACAGAGGAAGAAGCATTGAATAATCTAATATCATTCAAAGAAAAATGGGGTAAAAGTTATCCTTCTTGCATAAAGAGTTGGGAGGATAACTGGGATATACTATCAACCTTTTTTGCATATCCAACTGATGTAAGGAAAATAATATACACAACTAATATTATTGAGGGATTAAACAGGCAGTTCAGACAAATAACCAAGAATAAACCATCATTTCAAAATGATGATAGTTTAAAAAGGATACTGTATTTAGCTTCAAAGAAAATTGTCGAACGATGGACACAACGTTGTCGAAATTGGGACGTTGTTTTAAACCAATTAAACATCATGTTTTCGGACAGAATCGCTGGATGA
- a CDS encoding flavodoxin family protein, giving the protein MKILLISGTNHKGSTYHIGRILVNELGAKEDEVKEVFLPKDMPKYCCGCARCFMEDEAKCPHYAYMKPITDSIDEADVLIFTSPVYVYHVTGQMKSLLDHYGYRWMVHRPSEKMFSKQAVCISTAAGGGMKSTNKDIKDSLKFWGVGRILTYGKGVAAISWDGVSDKKKKSIEITIKQIAKKIKKREKNVKPSLKVKMMFYIMRLMEKRGGFNPVDYEYWKAKGWLEKKRPWKNSNN; this is encoded by the coding sequence ATGAAGATATTGTTAATCAGCGGAACGAACCATAAAGGCAGTACTTATCATATCGGGCGCATATTGGTTAATGAATTAGGTGCTAAAGAGGATGAAGTAAAAGAAGTGTTTCTTCCTAAAGATATGCCAAAATACTGTTGCGGCTGTGCAAGATGTTTTATGGAAGATGAAGCGAAATGTCCTCACTATGCGTATATGAAACCAATTACCGATTCAATAGATGAAGCCGATGTTTTGATATTCACCTCACCGGTTTATGTATATCATGTGACAGGACAAATGAAAAGCTTGCTTGATCATTATGGCTATCGCTGGATGGTTCACAGACCATCCGAGAAAATGTTTTCTAAACAAGCAGTTTGTATTAGTACAGCTGCGGGTGGCGGTATGAAATCTACGAATAAAGATATAAAAGACAGCCTTAAATTTTGGGGCGTAGGTAGAATTTTAACGTATGGAAAAGGTGTAGCAGCAATTTCTTGGGATGGGGTTTCGGATAAGAAAAAGAAAAGCATTGAAATTACAATAAAACAAATTGCAAAAAAAATCAAAAAGCGTGAGAAAAATGTTAAGCCATCTCTAAAAGTAAAAATGATGTTTTACATTATGCGGTTAATGGAAAAGCGTGGAGGATTTAACCCTGTAGATTATGAATATTGGAAGGCAAAAGGATGGCTGGAAAAGAAAAGACCTTGGAAAAATTCAAATAATTAA
- a CDS encoding M15 family metallopeptidase: MNKLFYQRRQNTKEKLITKIKVIIMVAMILVICVLGYVGVTIAAKSENRDVKSLNAKISEQMISSQTVSKSNQSTISSGQAQTTVNSSHKTDQPASINGRPWNLVLVNRWNKIDERSTNIKLTQLKNGQSVDERIYPELQKMMDDCRAAGLSPLICSSYRTTEKQTRLYNNQIDNYIRKGFARADAVVEAGKWSAIPGTSEHQLGLAVDIVSTSNQMLDKSQEQTAEQKWLMENSYKYGFILRYPSSKSQITGINYEPWHYRYVGKEAAAAIKKQAICLEEYLKK, translated from the coding sequence ATGAATAAACTATTCTATCAAAGACGTCAAAATACAAAAGAAAAGTTGATAACGAAAATAAAAGTAATTATTATGGTAGCAATGATACTCGTTATTTGTGTTTTAGGCTATGTAGGAGTGACGATAGCAGCAAAATCAGAAAATCGAGATGTTAAGTCATTAAATGCAAAAATCAGTGAACAAATGATTTCTAGCCAAACCGTATCAAAAAGTAACCAATCTACGATTTCATCCGGGCAAGCTCAAACCACTGTAAACAGCAGTCATAAAACAGATCAGCCTGCATCGATAAACGGAAGGCCATGGAATTTAGTACTTGTGAATCGCTGGAATAAAATTGATGAAAGAAGTACGAATATTAAACTTACACAACTAAAAAATGGCCAATCTGTTGATGAACGCATTTATCCGGAGCTTCAAAAAATGATGGATGATTGTAGAGCGGCAGGGCTTTCTCCACTTATTTGTTCCTCATATAGAACAACTGAAAAGCAAACTAGGCTTTACAATAATCAGATAGATAATTATATCAGAAAAGGATTTGCCAGAGCAGATGCAGTGGTTGAAGCGGGAAAATGGAGTGCAATTCCAGGAACAAGTGAACATCAATTAGGGCTTGCTGTTGATATTGTATCAACAAGTAACCAAATGCTTGATAAATCACAGGAACAAACCGCAGAACAGAAATGGCTAATGGAAAACAGCTATAAATATGGATTTATTCTACGCTATCCTTCTTCAAAGAGCCAAATAACAGGAATTAACTATGAGCCTTGGCATTATAGATATGTTGGTAAAGAAGCAGCTGCAGCAATAAAAAAACAGGCCATTTGTCTTGAAGAATACTTGAAAAAATAA
- a CDS encoding IS1182 family transposase encodes MLVKAKKDRTQVEFLCLEEFIPAEHLLRKIDSAVDFCHIYDFVEDLYCKDNGRPSIDPVVLIKMVLIQHLYGISSLRKLVEEVQMNCAYRWFLGYLMTEQIPHFTTISYAFKHRFNENTIACIFNWILNEINDMGYLDPEVVFVDGTHIKANANIKKVVKKSIPVAAKHYEKQLMDEINKDREEHKKKPFDDTKPPKIEEKIINESTTDPESGVFHKGEHKKCLAYEAHTACDKKGYIVDVHVTAGNVHDSVAFDDLYDKLKENHPEIQTIVADSAYNTPYIAKRLIDDGKDLLVPYRRPMTKQGFFKKYDFSYDEYFDCVVCPNNKVLHYSTTNREGYKEFKSNPNDCKICGLRYKCTESKEFQKQYTVHVWHEYLEQVSDIRYAIKYKDLYAQRKETIERVFADAKEKYAMRYTP; translated from the coding sequence ATGTTAGTTAAAGCTAAAAAAGACCGAACACAAGTAGAGTTTTTGTGCTTAGAAGAATTTATTCCAGCAGAACATTTGCTTAGAAAAATAGATAGTGCAGTGGATTTCTGTCATATATATGATTTCGTAGAGGATTTGTATTGTAAAGATAATGGAAGACCAAGCATAGACCCAGTAGTACTAATCAAAATGGTCTTAATACAACATTTGTATGGAATAAGTTCGTTGCGCAAATTGGTAGAAGAAGTACAAATGAACTGTGCATATCGTTGGTTTTTAGGATATTTAATGACAGAACAAATACCTCACTTTACAACAATAAGTTATGCCTTTAAACATAGATTTAACGAGAATACTATTGCATGCATTTTCAACTGGATATTGAATGAAATCAATGATATGGGATATCTTGACCCAGAGGTGGTATTTGTAGATGGAACCCATATAAAAGCAAATGCAAATATAAAAAAGGTTGTAAAGAAATCAATCCCCGTAGCAGCAAAACATTATGAGAAACAACTAATGGACGAAATCAATAAAGATAGAGAAGAACATAAAAAAAAGCCATTTGACGATACAAAGCCACCTAAAATAGAAGAAAAAATCATCAATGAATCAACCACTGACCCTGAAAGCGGTGTATTTCATAAAGGAGAGCATAAGAAATGCCTTGCTTATGAAGCACATACAGCTTGTGACAAAAAAGGCTACATTGTAGATGTTCATGTAACAGCAGGCAATGTACATGACAGCGTAGCATTCGATGATTTGTATGATAAATTAAAAGAAAACCACCCCGAAATCCAAACAATAGTGGCAGATAGTGCCTACAATACTCCCTATATTGCAAAAAGACTTATAGATGATGGAAAAGATTTATTAGTACCATATCGTAGACCAATGACAAAACAAGGCTTTTTTAAGAAATATGATTTTTCATATGATGAATATTTTGACTGTGTAGTATGTCCAAACAATAAAGTTTTACACTATTCCACCACGAATAGAGAAGGATACAAAGAATTTAAAAGCAATCCAAACGACTGTAAAATCTGTGGGTTACGTTACAAATGCACTGAAAGTAAAGAATTCCAGAAACAATACACAGTTCATGTTTGGCATGAGTACTTAGAGCAAGTTTCAGATATTCGTTATGCAATAAAATACAAAGATCTTTATGCACAGCGAAAAGAAACGATTGAGCGAGTTTTTGCTGATGCGAAAGAAAAATACGCAATGCGTTATACACCTTAG